In one window of Chryseobacterium sp. JV274 DNA:
- a CDS encoding LysE family translocator — MIPFHELIFFILAALILVISPGPNMIYLISKSITQGKKSGFISLAGVVCGFLFHIIMVSFGLTAVLLAVPLAYTVLKALGTVYLLYLAYQAVKPKSRNIFDVDKNVAHDSPKKLFTIGFLTNVLNPKVAVFYLSFFPQFIKPEYGSVFTQSLELGVIQVLISFSINFIIVLTAARVALFFSNNPVWIKIQKWFMASVLTYLAIKMAFSKAK, encoded by the coding sequence TCAGTCCCGGTCCTAATATGATTTACCTGATTTCAAAGTCTATAACACAAGGGAAAAAGTCCGGATTTATTTCCTTGGCCGGAGTAGTGTGCGGGTTTTTGTTCCACATTATCATGGTATCTTTTGGTCTGACTGCAGTTTTGCTGGCTGTTCCATTGGCTTATACCGTTCTTAAAGCCCTGGGAACGGTCTATCTTTTATATCTGGCCTATCAGGCTGTAAAACCAAAAAGCAGGAATATTTTTGATGTTGATAAGAATGTTGCTCATGACAGTCCCAAAAAGCTTTTTACCATTGGTTTTTTAACGAATGTATTAAATCCGAAAGTGGCTGTCTTTTACCTGTCTTTCTTTCCTCAGTTCATCAAACCTGAGTATGGTTCCGTATTCACGCAGAGCCTTGAACTTGGAGTAATTCAGGTTCTGATCAGCTTCAGCATTAACTTTATCATTGTATTAACTGCTGCAAGAGTTGCCTTATTCTTTTCCAATAATCCGGTCTGGATAAAGATTCAGAAATGGTTTATGGCCAGTGTGTTAACCTATTTAGCGATAAAAATGGCATTTTCAAAAGCAAAATAA
- a CDS encoding helix-turn-helix domain-containing protein — translation MKQTIPTYDLNGISHHRFHVKRMDKRTQDAEDILLDKGIHRDSHYIFTCMESGHVKMMVDFKTIESKDSGIFCVLPGQVHQGLLMKDVCGWFVAVKAELVPDTVRAFFDESLGEIQPLLIDKKLIKKITTTASMLHASYTNEMLSSKEGFLVVHSLLNAFLGMFALIYSQKNLPPASSENRALQLSRTFRNLVRKDFKTSKSPSEYAEILNITRGYLTEAVREATGKPAQHWIHQEILIEAKRLLVFTSLSVKEIAYELGYSDHTYFSRLFSKLEDQSPSEFRNLHQNKH, via the coding sequence ATGAAACAGACTATTCCTACTTACGATTTAAACGGCATTTCTCACCACAGATTCCATGTTAAAAGAATGGATAAACGGACTCAGGATGCTGAAGATATTCTTTTAGACAAAGGAATACACCGGGACAGTCATTACATTTTCACCTGTATGGAAAGCGGTCATGTAAAAATGATGGTAGATTTTAAAACAATTGAATCAAAAGATTCCGGTATTTTCTGTGTATTGCCGGGGCAGGTCCATCAGGGACTTTTGATGAAAGACGTTTGCGGATGGTTTGTAGCTGTAAAAGCGGAACTTGTTCCTGATACGGTACGTGCTTTTTTTGATGAATCTCTGGGTGAAATACAGCCACTGCTTATTGACAAAAAACTCATTAAAAAAATAACCACAACAGCCAGTATGCTTCATGCCTCTTATACAAACGAGATGCTTTCCTCCAAAGAAGGATTTCTGGTTGTTCATTCATTGCTTAATGCATTCCTGGGTATGTTTGCCTTGATTTATTCCCAGAAGAATCTACCTCCTGCTTCCAGTGAAAACCGGGCTTTACAGTTATCGAGAACGTTCAGAAACTTGGTTCGAAAGGATTTCAAAACCTCGAAAAGTCCATCCGAATATGCAGAAATTTTAAATATCACAAGAGGATATTTGACGGAGGCTGTCCGGGAAGCAACCGGAAAACCTGCACAACACTGGATTCATCAGGAGATTTTAATTGAAGCTAAAAGATTACTGGTCTTTACGAGCCTAAGTGTAAAAGAGATCGCTTATGAATTGGGATATAGTGACCATACTTATTTCAGCCGCTTATTTTCCAAACTGGAAGACCAATCTCCATCAGAATTCCGGAATCTGCATCAAAACAAACACTAA
- a CDS encoding siderophore-interacting protein, whose protein sequence is MPSLPKWINDTVENVWSSKFKDCTVIQIEKITNDLRLVRFQTDLQDVSYEPAYAIAIRINGRDFRNYSPFNFNQEAGTFDVLFHLHDTSAAGSHFVTQLSAGDSIKLLMPRGKQFFAPNAKIHFSVGDETSLGSSLSIKEAVEENGSLFICLHELEECSALEKLNLYGYHSPKNNTMRMIEALNDFLREEKEAIYNDDAVFYLTGNGERMSLIRKFLKAKGVSPKCIKSQAYWIEGKKGL, encoded by the coding sequence ATGCCGAGTTTACCAAAATGGATCAACGACACTGTAGAAAATGTCTGGTCCTCAAAATTTAAAGACTGTACGGTTATCCAGATAGAAAAAATAACGAATGATCTTCGTCTTGTCCGTTTTCAAACGGACTTACAGGATGTTTCTTACGAACCTGCGTATGCAATAGCGATAAGAATCAATGGCCGCGATTTCCGGAATTATTCTCCCTTCAATTTCAACCAGGAGGCCGGCACTTTTGATGTTCTATTTCACCTTCATGATACATCTGCCGCCGGAAGCCATTTTGTTACCCAGCTTTCTGCCGGAGATTCTATAAAGCTTTTAATGCCCAGAGGAAAACAATTCTTTGCTCCCAATGCAAAAATTCATTTTTCTGTGGGTGACGAAACTTCACTGGGAAGTTCACTTTCGATCAAAGAAGCCGTGGAAGAAAATGGTTCTTTATTCATCTGCCTTCATGAACTGGAAGAATGTTCTGCTCTTGAAAAACTGAATTTATATGGCTATCACAGCCCCAAAAACAATACCATGAGGATGATTGAAGCGCTGAATGATTTTCTGAGGGAGGAAAAAGAAGCTATTTATAATGATGATGCTGTTTTCTACCTCACCGGAAACGGAGAAAGAATGTCTCTGATCAGGAAGTTTCTTAAGGCCAAAGGAGTTTCTCCCAAATGTATAAAATCACAGGCATACTGGATTGAGGGGAAAAAAGGATTGTAA
- a CDS encoding NAD(P)H-dependent oxidoreductase, whose protein sequence is MKKIAIINGHPNKDSFNFGVAEAYSAGAAETGAEVKEIVIRDLNFNPNLQFGYQKRMELEPDLMKAWEIIQWADHLVWVHPVWWGGFPALMKGFIDRLFLPGMAYKYRENSVWWDKLLKGKTAHVITTLDQPGWYYRLFFGRPSVNQLKKSILEYCGVKPVKLTYIGIIRNSKDEQRGQWLRKVKELGRKQK, encoded by the coding sequence ATGAAAAAAATAGCAATTATCAACGGGCATCCCAATAAAGATTCTTTCAACTTTGGCGTGGCAGAAGCTTACAGTGCAGGAGCTGCAGAAACAGGCGCAGAAGTAAAGGAAATTGTTATAAGAGATTTAAACTTTAATCCTAATCTGCAGTTTGGATACCAGAAAAGAATGGAACTGGAACCGGATCTGATGAAAGCATGGGAGATTATTCAGTGGGCTGACCATTTGGTGTGGGTACATCCTGTCTGGTGGGGAGGATTTCCAGCTTTGATGAAAGGATTTATAGATCGCCTTTTCTTACCGGGAATGGCTTATAAATACCGGGAGAATTCTGTGTGGTGGGATAAACTTTTAAAAGGTAAAACGGCACATGTAATTACTACTTTAGATCAGCCGGGCTGGTATTACCGTTTGTTTTTTGGCAGACCCAGCGTGAATCAGCTTAAAAAATCCATATTGGAATATTGCGGCGTAAAACCTGTAAAACTGACCTATATCGGGATCATCCGGAATTCTAAAGATGAGCAGAGGGGTCAATGGTTGAGAAAAGTGAAGGAATTAGGGAGGAAACAGAAATAA
- a CDS encoding saccharopine dehydrogenase produces the protein MEQNILIIGGNGLVGKTISRILKSRNPHLTIFIGGRKGGQTDKDLRIDVTDPASFKVILEKKINLIILSVNDREDHILRFAIAHHIDYLDITKPTPALVKAYAIAGKADVNSRIVFSSGWMGGIVPGLVNTLSSSDDIKEVKVFVYYSVKDLAGESSAHFMAENVAVPFVHYKNDRPVSIRHFLDTEPFKFSFGIGERKAYNFDVPDLYILNKVERIPGVSVKMTYNSKFITWLLGSFQYLRIFNILSLKERKMIFGSSGNGDQSVFEIVVKDKEGQKKLSLRSMKGQAELTALSAVLHTEELLRNPHENNVYFSHQLHEPLSLMTQLHSYETININITQ, from the coding sequence ATGGAGCAAAATATTTTAATCATTGGAGGAAATGGATTGGTTGGAAAAACTATTTCCCGCATTCTGAAATCAAGAAACCCTCATCTTACCATTTTTATTGGAGGAAGAAAAGGTGGACAAACGGATAAAGACCTGAGAATCGACGTTACAGATCCTGCTTCTTTTAAGGTTATTCTGGAAAAAAAAATAAACCTCATCATTCTTTCTGTGAATGATAGAGAAGATCATATACTTCGTTTTGCGATTGCTCATCATATAGATTATCTGGATATCACCAAGCCTACTCCGGCCTTGGTAAAAGCTTATGCTATTGCCGGAAAAGCAGACGTGAACAGCAGAATTGTTTTCAGTTCAGGATGGATGGGCGGAATTGTACCGGGATTGGTCAATACTCTTTCCAGTTCAGATGATATTAAGGAAGTAAAGGTATTTGTTTATTATTCGGTAAAAGATCTGGCAGGAGAGAGTTCAGCTCATTTTATGGCAGAAAACGTAGCCGTTCCTTTTGTACATTATAAGAATGACAGACCTGTTTCTATCAGACACTTTCTGGATACGGAACCTTTTAAGTTCTCTTTTGGAATAGGAGAGAGAAAGGCTTACAATTTTGATGTACCAGATCTTTATATTCTTAATAAGGTGGAACGAATTCCCGGAGTAAGTGTAAAAATGACCTATAATTCTAAATTCATTACATGGCTGCTGGGATCCTTTCAGTACCTTAGAATTTTTAATATTTTATCATTAAAAGAAAGAAAAATGATTTTTGGATCCAGTGGAAACGGAGATCAGTCTGTGTTTGAAATTGTGGTAAAAGATAAAGAAGGTCAGAAGAAACTGAGCTTACGAAGTATGAAAGGACAGGCAGAACTTACTGCTTTATCTGCTGTTCTGCATACCGAAGAACTGCTGAGAAATCCCCATGAAAATAATGTGTATTTCAGCCATCAGCTGCATGAGCCTTTATCATTAATGACACAGCTTCATAGCTATGAAACCATCAATATCAATATCACACAATGA
- a CDS encoding Crp/Fnr family transcriptional regulator, with amino-acid sequence MIQDYFRSFNLFSENEIEEFLQLFEIRKLNKNDFFVQEGERCREVAFINSGIFRSFYTSGDGKDMTYCFKFPSTMIAAYSSFISGCLSKESIQAITDVELLILKKEKMDILVQDALNWTQFLKIIAEQEYLELERRFFQLQRDSASQRYAALLENYPDYIQKIPLQYLSSYLGITQRHLSRIRKEVSF; translated from the coding sequence ATGATACAGGATTATTTTCGAAGCTTTAATCTGTTTTCAGAGAACGAAATTGAAGAGTTTCTACAACTTTTCGAAATCCGTAAGCTGAATAAAAACGACTTTTTCGTACAGGAAGGCGAGCGGTGTAGAGAAGTAGCTTTCATAAACTCCGGAATTTTCCGGTCTTTCTATACTTCCGGTGACGGAAAAGATATGACTTATTGTTTCAAGTTTCCGAGCACGATGATTGCGGCTTATTCATCATTTATTTCAGGATGTCTCAGTAAAGAAAGTATTCAGGCTATTACCGATGTAGAATTATTGATCCTGAAAAAAGAAAAAATGGATATTCTGGTTCAGGATGCACTGAACTGGACTCAGTTTTTAAAAATTATTGCTGAACAGGAATATCTTGAACTGGAAAGAAGATTTTTTCAGCTTCAGAGAGACAGTGCGAGCCAAAGGTATGCAGCACTTCTTGAAAATTATCCTGATTATATTCAGAAAATTCCATTACAGTATTTATCTTCTTACCTGGGAATTACACAGCGGCATTTGAGTCGTATCAGAAAGGAAGTTTCTTTTTAG
- a CDS encoding aminopeptidase P family protein translates to MTSKEKVAALREEMQKNNVDAFIVYSADPHMSEYLPEEWQERAWLSGFLGSAGFVVVTKDKAGLWTDGRYFTQAAIELDGSGIDLFKEGMEGTPNYIDWIISEIPSGGKVAVNALAASNANWELLSQKFNSKNITLVDFPLLKEVWKERGTPSANPIFVHPVERAGKSVSDKIAAIRQKMEDQEATVHIISSLDDVAWTANLRGSDVESNPVFLGYIVITKNDAVLFTGLEKMEVGARKQMDDSFVKMMPYEEFYNYLKTFKNEKVLVSPNSNQQIFETLKTDNQFIKAPVPGNLMKAQKNEAELEGFRKVMVRDGVAMVKFLYWLTHNAGKETMNEYSIGQKLRGFRAEGENFVGESFGSIVGYKDNGAIMHYSAKKEGSKDVTNEETILVDSGGQYLEGTTDITRTFALGTPSDEFKRNSTLVLQGLIRLSMVKFPKGTKGVHLDAIARLPLWMEGKDFNHGTGHGVGSFMNVHEGPQNIRKDLNPQELLPGMVCSNEPGYYLEGHYGIRHENLIAVKEAEKTIHGTFYEFETLTFCPFFKDTVVKEILSESEIAWLNGYHKTCEEKLAPYLEGEVKDWFLQLVSPL, encoded by the coding sequence ATGACTTCAAAGGAAAAAGTTGCTGCGCTTCGTGAAGAAATGCAGAAAAATAATGTTGATGCATTTATAGTATATTCTGCAGACCCGCATATGAGCGAATACCTTCCCGAAGAATGGCAGGAGAGAGCTTGGTTGTCAGGTTTCTTAGGTTCTGCTGGTTTTGTGGTAGTTACCAAAGACAAAGCCGGACTTTGGACAGACGGAAGATACTTTACACAAGCTGCTATCGAGCTGGATGGTTCAGGTATTGATCTTTTCAAAGAAGGTATGGAAGGAACTCCCAACTATATCGACTGGATTATTTCAGAAATCCCTTCAGGAGGTAAAGTGGCTGTAAATGCTTTAGCAGCCTCTAATGCAAACTGGGAATTGCTTTCTCAGAAATTTAATTCAAAAAATATTACGCTGGTAGATTTTCCGCTTTTAAAAGAAGTTTGGAAAGAAAGAGGAACACCATCTGCTAACCCTATTTTCGTACATCCGGTAGAAAGAGCGGGAAAATCCGTCTCTGATAAAATTGCTGCCATCCGTCAGAAAATGGAAGATCAGGAAGCTACCGTACATATCATATCAAGTCTGGATGACGTAGCATGGACGGCTAACCTGAGAGGAAGTGATGTAGAAAGCAATCCTGTGTTTTTAGGATATATTGTGATTACTAAAAACGATGCTGTTCTATTTACAGGATTAGAAAAAATGGAAGTAGGAGCAAGAAAACAAATGGATGATTCCTTTGTGAAGATGATGCCTTACGAAGAATTCTACAATTACCTGAAGACCTTCAAAAATGAAAAAGTACTGGTTTCTCCAAACAGCAATCAACAGATTTTTGAAACTTTAAAAACAGACAACCAGTTTATCAAAGCTCCGGTTCCCGGTAATTTGATGAAAGCCCAGAAAAACGAAGCTGAGCTGGAAGGGTTCAGAAAAGTAATGGTAAGAGATGGAGTCGCTATGGTAAAATTCCTTTATTGGTTAACTCACAATGCAGGAAAAGAAACGATGAATGAATATTCTATCGGACAGAAACTAAGAGGATTCCGTGCAGAAGGTGAAAATTTTGTCGGAGAAAGCTTCGGTTCTATCGTGGGATATAAAGATAATGGTGCCATCATGCATTATTCTGCCAAAAAAGAAGGAAGCAAAGACGTAACCAATGAGGAAACAATCCTGGTAGATTCAGGAGGTCAGTACCTTGAAGGAACTACAGATATTACAAGAACTTTCGCCTTAGGAACACCTTCGGATGAGTTTAAAAGAAATTCAACATTGGTATTACAGGGATTGATCCGTTTATCAATGGTAAAATTCCCAAAAGGAACAAAAGGAGTGCACCTTGATGCTATCGCAAGACTTCCTTTATGGATGGAAGGTAAAGACTTCAACCACGGAACAGGACATGGTGTAGGAAGCTTCATGAATGTACACGAGGGACCCCAAAACATCAGAAAAGACCTGAACCCTCAGGAACTTCTTCCGGGAATGGTATGTTCAAACGAACCTGGATATTACCTTGAAGGACATTATGGAATCCGTCATGAAAACCTGATCGCAGTAAAAGAAGCAGAAAAAACAATTCACGGAACATTCTATGAATTTGAAACCTTAACATTCTGCCCGTTCTTCAAAGATACTGTAGTGAAAGAAATCCTTTCAGAAAGTGAAATCGCATGGTTGAATGGTTACCATAAAACGTGTGAAGAAAAGCTCGCTCCTTATTTGGAAGGAGAAGTTAAAGACTGGTTCCTGCAATTGGTAAGCCCTCTTTAA
- a CDS encoding DUF6526 family protein: protein MKQQNYNNHRKFYPPHHFIYLPLLILLEIFGIYKIWDDPGNQLTWILFSIVIFLLFYLAFMTRQHYALGLQNRMVILEFQQRYFEIFNKRSDETVEKLRFDQIAALRFTYDDEFKELLYRALHENISGDEIKRSIKKWRADRLRI, encoded by the coding sequence ATGAAACAGCAGAACTACAATAACCACAGGAAGTTTTATCCACCTCATCATTTTATCTATCTCCCTTTACTCATCTTATTAGAGATTTTTGGAATTTATAAAATCTGGGATGACCCGGGAAATCAGCTGACCTGGATTTTATTTTCTATTGTGATTTTTCTGCTTTTTTATCTGGCGTTTATGACGCGGCAGCATTATGCATTGGGGCTTCAAAACCGAATGGTAATTCTGGAATTTCAACAGCGGTATTTTGAAATTTTCAATAAAAGATCGGATGAAACTGTTGAAAAACTAAGATTTGATCAGATTGCTGCATTGAGATTTACCTATGACGATGAGTTCAAAGAGCTTTTATACAGAGCTCTTCACGAAAACATCTCAGGAGATGAAATTAAACGGTCTATAAAAAAATGGAGGGCTGACCGACTCAGAATCTAA
- a CDS encoding DNA topoisomerase IB: protein MEKNTDLEMISHLKPSKIVKIMKDPEASAKAVHLVYTTDAETAGITRKKTGKKYSYYKDGEKIKDKEEITRINSLVLPPAWENVWICALDNGHLQATGFDIKKRKQYRYHPLWSALRNHTKFYRMLQFGYALPEMRLHIEQDLALRNFEKRKILALIVSLMQRTNIRIGNTIYEKLYGSFGLTTLKDKHVKVKGQKITFSFKGKKGIMHNVDLRSKRLARLIQKCKDIPGKELFQYFDDEGNRHSVDSGMVNEYIKEISGEDFTAKDFRTWSGTVSALIAFKEIGYAENDTQYKKKVKEALEIVAENLGNTSAVCRKYYVHPLVINLYENNTIKKYLDELEIIEENDGKADLTKEERLVLKILENERM from the coding sequence ATGGAGAAGAATACAGATCTGGAGATGATTTCTCACCTTAAGCCTTCAAAAATTGTTAAAATAATGAAGGACCCGGAAGCTTCTGCAAAGGCGGTACATCTTGTATATACCACCGATGCAGAGACCGCCGGAATTACCCGTAAGAAAACAGGAAAGAAATATTCCTATTATAAAGACGGTGAAAAGATCAAGGATAAGGAAGAAATTACAAGAATCAACAGCCTGGTACTTCCGCCTGCCTGGGAAAATGTATGGATCTGCGCCCTTGACAACGGGCATCTTCAGGCAACGGGCTTTGACATCAAAAAAAGAAAACAATACCGCTACCACCCTCTTTGGAGCGCTTTAAGAAATCATACGAAATTTTACAGAATGCTTCAGTTCGGATATGCGTTACCGGAAATGCGGCTGCATATAGAACAGGATCTTGCTTTGAGAAATTTTGAAAAGCGAAAAATTCTGGCTTTAATTGTGAGCCTTATGCAAAGAACCAATATCCGTATTGGTAATACTATTTATGAAAAACTGTACGGTTCTTTTGGACTGACTACTTTAAAGGATAAGCATGTCAAGGTAAAAGGACAGAAAATTACGTTCTCTTTTAAAGGCAAAAAAGGCATTATGCATAACGTTGACCTTAGAAGTAAGAGGCTGGCAAGACTTATTCAGAAATGTAAAGATATTCCGGGAAAGGAACTTTTTCAATATTTTGATGATGAAGGAAACCGCCATTCTGTGGATTCAGGTATGGTGAATGAATATATAAAAGAGATCAGCGGCGAAGATTTTACGGCTAAGGATTTCAGGACCTGGTCTGGAACGGTAAGTGCTCTGATCGCTTTTAAAGAGATCGGGTATGCAGAAAATGATACTCAATATAAAAAGAAAGTAAAAGAAGCTCTGGAGATCGTTGCAGAAAACTTAGGAAATACCTCAGCTGTCTGCAGAAAATATTATGTTCATCCTTTAGTTATTAATCTTTACGAAAACAATACCATCAAAAAATACCTTGACGAACTGGAAATTATAGAAGAAAATGATGGAAAAGCTGATCTGACAAAAGAGGAAAGGCTGGTTCTGAAAATTCTTGAAAATGAGAGGATGTGA
- a CDS encoding helix-turn-helix domain-containing protein, with amino-acid sequence MEVLSNFQYKKLFLPNITDRILANNADIQLYRIENYLKGILMPVIPYRTTFNFIIFVTNGHIRQYLENKEYHAGKGGVIFIKQGTITATVELSDDIEGFFLAYENNILSEQELPKHKSSIFFMTPFLNLDSLTYGTITQLLPIMEQELWLNNLNINDVVVTMLHLILIKMLSTDSDTHHKSATRPMELSLQFRDLLFKYHVGEKRVAFYADKLSVTESYLNKCVKGVTQKSPKQWINEIDINYSKALLHSSKDIAEIAYELNFHTASHFTQLFKKIAGITPKEYRIQFLNNNRISI; translated from the coding sequence ATGGAAGTTCTATCCAATTTTCAATATAAAAAACTCTTTCTTCCGAATATTACGGACAGGATATTAGCCAATAATGCTGATATACAGCTCTATCGGATAGAAAATTACCTTAAAGGCATTCTGATGCCGGTCATTCCGTATCGTACAACGTTTAATTTTATCATTTTCGTTACCAACGGTCATATCAGACAATATCTTGAAAATAAAGAATATCATGCTGGGAAAGGCGGGGTTATCTTTATCAAACAAGGAACCATCACGGCAACTGTAGAATTATCAGACGATATTGAAGGCTTCTTCCTGGCTTATGAAAATAATATCCTGTCTGAACAGGAACTGCCAAAGCATAAAAGCAGTATCTTTTTCATGACTCCTTTCCTGAATCTGGACAGCCTGACTTATGGAACCATTACCCAGCTTCTTCCTATCATGGAGCAGGAGTTGTGGCTAAATAATCTCAATATCAATGATGTAGTAGTAACGATGCTTCATCTTATTTTAATCAAAATGCTGAGCACAGATTCTGATACCCATCACAAATCTGCGACGCGCCCTATGGAATTGTCCCTTCAGTTTCGGGATCTTTTGTTTAAATATCATGTGGGAGAAAAGAGAGTGGCGTTCTATGCCGATAAACTATCTGTAACAGAAAGCTACCTGAATAAATGTGTAAAAGGTGTTACCCAGAAATCCCCAAAACAGTGGATCAATGAGATAGATATCAATTACAGCAAAGCATTACTTCACTCCAGTAAAGATATTGCTGAAATTGCTTACGAACTGAATTTTCATACTGCTTCCCATTTTACCCAGCTTTTCAAAAAAATTGCAGGTATTACTCCAAAGGAATACAGAATACAGTTTTTGAATAACAACAGGATTTCAATATAA